The Patescibacteria group bacterium DNA segment TCGGTTTTGGCGATGATGTCTAGGTTGAAGGGAGGGAGTTTGGAGCTGGTAGGTGGTAGTTGGTAGTTGGGGACTTGGAAATTGGAACAATTTTTTTATCGATGGTTATCTTGTCGTTGGTTTTCAGAAATTCGTGGACTGATGGAATCTCGCCGTTAACTAAAACCGCGCCTGATTTGATCAGTTTCTGAACTTGGGCGCGAGGTAGGTCAAGTTTGGTGGTTAGCAAAACATCAAGACGGTTATTGTTATCTTTAGATTTTACGGTTATTGATTTCATTATAGTAGTGGGTAGTGGGTAGTGGGTAGTGATATTTTTAATAATTTTACTCACTAATCAATACTCGCTACACTGTTAAGAAGTCAGTTTTTTAATAAATTTCATCGCTTGTTGTTTTGTCTTAACCCTTCCTCTTAATTGTTCCTCACGTAACTTAGCAATTGCTCTACCAACGTGTGGCCCGGGTTTGATTTTGAGTATTTTAATAATCTCATTACCGTCGAGAATCGGAGCGGGCAATGTTTTTTTGTTTTTAGCTAGCTTGGCAAGAACAGCTATTCTTCTACGCAGAGCGGCGGAGTAGCTGATAAATTTTTCACCTTTGGCAGGAACAGTAGCCATTTCATCGGCGTGAATCAGTTTAATTAAATCCTGCCCCGCTGGAGCAATAAAAAAATATTTTTCTATGGTAGTGCTTTTCATTTCGGCAATGCGGCCATGAACGGCGATCATGTGTTTGGCGATCAGCCAAAAAACTTTATCCGGGTCGCAATCAATATCAGCATCTTTGTAGGCAGATAGCTTTAGCCGATCGCATATTTCTTTGGCTTTTTTGGCGCCGACTAAGTCGTGTTCGTTAAAACGAATACGATCACTGCCGTTTTTTTCCGGAGTCTGAATAGTGTAAGGTTTACCAATATCGTGAAAAAGTAGGCCAATAATAAGATTGACCGAAGGATATCCAGGGTAAAGTTTTTGAAATCTTTTGCTAGTCAAAGTTTTTAGGGCTAAGACAGTGTGCTGCCAGACGTCGCCTTCGCTATGCCAATTGTTTGGCTGCGGACATTTTTTTATTTTTAGTAATTCTGGCATCAGTTGTTTGATAAAACCAGCTTGGTCGAAAAGTCCTAGTGCTAGTACTGGCGCGGCATAGAAAGCTTTGAGCAAATCTTTGGCAATAGTTTCGCGAGGAACCACAAAATCATTGCCATTTTTTTTGTTGATTTTTGGCGCCAGTTTTTTTATGGTTGCCCAGGTATTTTTTTCAATAGCAAAATCTAGCTGGCAGGCAAAGCGGATAGCGCGTAGCATCCGACTATAATCTTCGGCAAAACGGACGGAGGGTTTACCAACGGCGCGAATGATTTTTTTTACCAAATCCTTTTGGCCGGCAAAAGGATCGACGATTTTACCGCTGATCAGGTCTAGAGCCATGGCGTTGACAGTGAAGTCACGCCGAGAAAGGTCTTCTTCGATTTTCAGTCGGTAGTTGGTCTGGACTTTGAAATCGCGATAAGCTCCGCTGCGGTCGATGGAATATTCGGTGCGGGGAAGAGCAATGTCAATAGGAGATGGGAACTGGGAACTAGGATCTGGTAGTTTTGGGTTGAACTTAAAAACACCGAAAGATTTGCCGACTAGGTCAACTTTGCCATTTTTTCTGAGAAAAGCTTCAAGGGGTTTAGCGGGTACGCCGCGGACGAGCAAATCGTAGTCTTTGATTTTTTTGTTCAGTAGCAGGTCGCGGACCGCTCCGCCAACCAAAAATACTTCCGCAGCAGGAAAAGTGCGGGTTACCTTTTGAGCTAATTGGATTATTGATTTGTCTATTTTATTTAGCATAACTGCCTTTATTGTATCATAGTTTGATAAATGAAAAGAGCAGGGGGGGACCTGCTCCGCGGGCAAAAACACCGACATGGCGTTTTTGTTTTTTTGGTTGCTGTTGAGAAGGCGTCGCTAGGTTTTCTCTGCCCCCCAAAACCATGTAAACACCCTCTGGCGTCCTGTCGTTCCAAATTTGATGGAATGGTTAATAGTGTTGTGACTACAGAACACAACAGGACTAGGCATGTGCACTGATGGTATTTATTATTTTATTCTTTTTTAGGAACATGTCAATATTGATTTTTAAAGTAATAAAAAGACCCGAGTCAGTTGCGGCTCGGGCTATTTTTGCGGTTAGTTTAAGGCCGAGCCAGAGGAATATGGTGAGGATACCCATAAACCTCTGGCGTACTCTATGGTGGTGCCATTTTTTGGCGATTTTTGACGGTTTTCCTCTGAACCGTCAGGCACCTGGTCGCTTTGGTAGGCGTAAAGCCGCTAGCAAATAAATTGCCTCGGCTTGCTACGGGCATCGCCACGCCATACTCACAGCGGTCGAGAACCCCACGGGTCTGCTTGATGATCAAGAGGAGGGCAAGATCTCCGCAGGGTTCGTCGCGCGCAACGCCGCCTCGGTCACGAGATTTATACTGGGCGGTAGTTGCGAAAAAAATCAAATCAAGTTGACAGCCCAGAGACAACTCCAGCCTCTCCTCAATATTCTGACCATCTTATTAACCAATGGCAGAGAAAAGGAGGTTTTGGCATTAGTGTCCCTGGGTCCAGTGACGCAAATTAATAGCGTCAATCTGGAAAATTTAAATTGTTAATATTTAATACTTCAGCTTGATTAGGTATTATTGCACAGTAGTATTTTTTTGTCAATACTTTGGATGCAGATTCGGTAAAAGTTGGTTTAATTTGTTTAAATTTAGATAAAAATATGGGAAATATTTTATCCACAAAAAGAGACCTGATGGTGCAGGTCTCCTGTGGTTGAATTGTATTAATCTTTGTGGTAATGAATTATGTGTGGTGCAATCTTGGGGGCGAAGGGCTGCACTTACGCTTCGGCGGTAAACGATATAACTAATTCCACGTCGGTTTCCTTTTTGCTGCTTGTTTCGCATGTTTGCTTAATTTATGTTTAACCGTTTTAATAACTATTGTTAACAATGGAAAGCATTGATTTAAGACAAAAAGGTGATATAATGCGAGGGAATTGATATTTGCGTATGCCTGCCTGCCGGCAGGCAGGTAGCTTCCACCCAAGGCGGACAGGCAGCGGTTATGCTCCTGCTTCGCGGGAGGGGTGCATTTTACAATTTGGTTTTTTACTTTTTATTTATGCGCGTGTAGCTCAGCGGTTAGAGCATCGCCCTTATAAGGCGGGGGTCGATGGTTCAAATCCATCCACGCGCACCAGTGTGTTTTGTTTAGCAGCTCGGTTTTTACCTAATAATGTCGATCGATGGTTTGTCCCTTCGGGACATCTCCCGTAGGGAGACAAATCCATCCACGCGCACCATTCTTCGCTCGCTAGAGTGAAGAATGTCCTCCGTAGCTCGAAGAGCGAAGGAGGACGAAACGTTGTTCGTCTCTTTTAGTTCCGTCGCGAGCTTCGAATGGCGCGGCCATATTCTATTTATTAGGATTTCAGTATATTAAATTATTGACAATGGTCGTTTTTGGCTTTATAATCAGCAGCACTAATATTTAGTAGTTATTAATTTGTAATTTGAAATTATCTTTTGGGCGTATAGCTTCCACCTACGCCCTCATTACATTCGGGCTTCGGCGGACAAGCATCTGGTATTTCACCATTTGCCTGCCAGTCGAAGCTCGCCAGTAATGGCGAGTGTAGATTGGGGCGGTTAGCTCAGTTTCTGCCAGAGGCAGACCCGCCTTCGGCGGGGGTTAGATTGTTTTTTTATGTCGGGAATATATGTTTTAAAAAGTTTAAAAAACGGTAAAAGATATGTGGGTAGTACTCGTAAAGATGTAGATTTAAGGTTGAAAGAGCATAATTATGGGTCAAATGTTTGGACTAGGCAAAACGGACCTTTTAAATTAATTTATAAAGAAGGTTTTACTGACTATAAAGATGCTTTGAAAAGAGAAAGATTTTTGAAGTCAGGCCAAGGCAGAAAATTTTTAGATAGTATTTTGGGCGGTTAGCTCAGCTGGTTAGAGCGTTACATTGACATTGTAAAGGTCACAAGTTCGAATCTTGTACCGCCCACCAAAGGCAGAGACTATAGAAGTCTCTGTTTTTTGTTGTATAAAATTAGCTCAGTTTCTGCCAGAGGCAGACCCGCCTTCGGCGGGGGTTAGAGCGTTACATTGACATTGTAAAGGTCCGTGGTTCGAGTCCACGTATGCCCACCAAAAGAACACCAGTGATGGTGTTTTTTTGTTTATTTAAAAAAGCCGACATTGCTATGTGCATCGTCGGCTATTGTTTTGATGCTAATCTTCGTCATCGTCTTCTAGCCCGTCAGAGGGCGGAAAGATTTCTATTGGATGATCTTCATTGTCTAGTTTTATGGCTAGCGCTAGGAGCATCAAGGCGTTTCTGGTTCTGGGGCTGCGACCGCCTCCGAAATAAGTTCGGAAACGTAATACTGGTCCATGATGACCGTCTGTGCATACCCAGGCGTCACCGTCTTCCGAAAACTGGACTATTATTTGTCCTTTTGCCGTTCCGTCATTATCATCATGAAGTCGGGCGAATGTTTCTTTCGACGATAGGTCTGGA contains these protein-coding regions:
- a CDS encoding S4 domain-containing protein — encoded protein: MKSITVKSKDNNNRLDVLLTTKLDLPRAQVQKLIKSGAVLVNGEIPSVHEFLKTNDKITIDKKIVPISKSPTTNYHLPAPNSLPST
- a CDS encoding HD domain-containing protein — its product is MLNKIDKSIIQLAQKVTRTFPAAEVFLVGGAVRDLLLNKKIKDYDLLVRGVPAKPLEAFLRKNGKVDLVGKSFGVFKFNPKLPDPSSQFPSPIDIALPRTEYSIDRSGAYRDFKVQTNYRLKIEEDLSRRDFTVNAMALDLISGKIVDPFAGQKDLVKKIIRAVGKPSVRFAEDYSRMLRAIRFACQLDFAIEKNTWATIKKLAPKINKKNGNDFVVPRETIAKDLLKAFYAAPVLALGLFDQAGFIKQLMPELLKIKKCPQPNNWHSEGDVWQHTVLALKTLTSKRFQKLYPGYPSVNLIIGLLFHDIGKPYTIQTPEKNGSDRIRFNEHDLVGAKKAKEICDRLKLSAYKDADIDCDPDKVFWLIAKHMIAVHGRIAEMKSTTIEKYFFIAPAGQDLIKLIHADEMATVPAKGEKFISYSAALRRRIAVLAKLAKNKKTLPAPILDGNEIIKILKIKPGPHVGRAIAKLREEQLRGRVKTKQQAMKFIKKLTS
- a CDS encoding GIY-YIG nuclease family protein — protein: MSGIYVLKSLKNGKRYVGSTRKDVDLRLKEHNYGSNVWTRQNGPFKLIYKEGFTDYKDALKRERFLKSGQGRKFLDSILGG